A part of Phoenix dactylifera cultivar Barhee BC4 chromosome 2, palm_55x_up_171113_PBpolish2nd_filt_p, whole genome shotgun sequence genomic DNA contains:
- the LOC120109977 gene encoding NAP1-related protein 2-like has protein sequence MALDVNEEASDKVLEVEQKYNEIRRPVYIKRNEIIQSIPDFWLTAFLSHPALSDLLTEEDQKIFKYLVSLDVEDCQDLKSGYSIIFNFSPNPYFEDTKLVKTYSFTEEGVANITGTTIKWKEGMEIANGNGHEKKGSKRPFTEERFLILHLLVEIVTPLIPEAFILEFYMHFFMLFEVHCKCKLTV, from the exons ATGGCCTTGGAT GTTAATGAGGAAGCAAGTGATAAAGTTTTGGAGGTGGAACAGAAATATAATGAGATTCGAAGACCTGTCTACATTAAACGGAATGAGATCATCCAATCCATTCCAGACTTTTGGTTAACTGCG TTCCTGAGTCATCCTGCTCTTAGCGATCTTCTGACAGAGGAAGACCAAAAG ATTTTCAAATATTTGGTTTCATTGGACGTTGAAGATTGTCAAGATTTGAAGTCAGGCTACTCCATTATATTT aactTCTCTCCTAACCCATATTTTGAAGACACAAAGCTTGTGAAGACTTATTCCTTCACTGAGGAAGGAGTGGCTAATATAACCGGTACGACTATCAAGTGGAAGGAGGGTATG GAGATTGCCAATGGTAATGGTCATGAGAAGAAGGGAAGCAAGCGACCTTTTACTGAGGAAAG GTTCCTGATACTTCATCTGCTCGTAGAAATAGTGACTCCATTGATCCCTGAagcttttattttggagttttatatgcatttttttatgcttttcgAAGTACATTGCAAATGTAAATTGAcagtatga
- the LOC120109978 gene encoding uncharacterized protein LOC120109978 encodes MSNLDTRSPSSRWGESLLMRALSKRRTWVFLFLVVYSLLLSSSWNLLLSIRSWYNSAAASASSRAAAGWKALYASVLYGGVFGLLSMGAALAVAVPATLVTWITILVLLAFAGKPRRALVADGRRITADIAGFALKILLREGNLVAVVGAVLSFVALLLRRRRGGAEDQGFCSIIASPESFRIFRLNHYIFFFIIYKIWIYSCTLSILC; translated from the exons ATGTCGAATCTTGATACA CGCTCTCCGTCGTCGCGATGGGGGGAGTCGCTGCTGATGCGGGCATTGAGCAAGCGGCGGACGtgggtcttcctcttcctcgtcgtctactccctcctcctctcctcctcctggaacctcctcctctccatccgcTCCTGGTACAACTCGGCggccgcctccgcctcctcccgCGCCGCCGCCGGCTGGAAGGCCCTCTACGCCTCCGTGCTCTACGGAGGGGTCTTCGGCCTGCTCTCCATGGGGGCGGCGCTGGCCGTGGCGGTGCCGGCCACGTTGGTCACCTGGATCACGATCCTCGTGCTGCTCGCCTTCGCCGGGAAGCCCCGACGGGCGCTCGTCGCCGACGGCCGTCGGATCACCGCCGACATCGCCGGTTTCGCGCTCAAGATCCTCCTCCGAGAGGGAAACCTCGTCGCCGTCGTCGGCGCCGTCCTCAGCTTTGTTGCCCTCCTCCTCCGACGGAGACGAGGCGGAGCTGAGGACCAAGGTTTTTGTTCTATCATTGCATCTCCAGAGTCTTTCAGAATATTTCGTCTAaatcattatattttttttttcataatctaTAAAATTTGGATTTATAGCTGTACCTTGTCTATTTTGTGTTAA